A stretch of Brassica napus cultivar Da-Ae chromosome C6, Da-Ae, whole genome shotgun sequence DNA encodes these proteins:
- the LOC125588338 gene encoding classical arabinogalactan protein 7-like yields the protein MGSLILHILILALSFTIHCFLLVKSQEPPLFTQSPPPPPPPPPPPPLDNVTDIPAPSPVSDSIAPLSSPPPHPPPRRSPKSEPFPPPPEPRRFGGSPEKHKRGGLNKGETVGLVFVGLIAMLQVLVVVFLVLKRRQFIRQKETQ from the coding sequence ATGGGTTCCTTGATTCTTCACATTTTGATTCTCGCCTTATCTTTCACCATCCATTGTTTCCTCCTCGTCAAATCACAAGAACCGCCTCTCTTTACACAATCTCCTCCaccgccgccaccaccaccaccgccgccTCCACTTGACAATGTGACAGACATTCCTGCTCCTTCTCCAGTCTCGGATTCAATTGCGCCTCTATCTTCGCCACCACCTCATCCTCCACCGCGGCGGAGTCCAAAGTCAGAACCTTTTCCACCGCCTCCTGAGCCACGGCGGTTTGGGGGGTCTCCGGAGAAGCATAAGAGAGGTGGATTAAACAAAGGGGAGACTGTGGGACTGGTCTTTGTTGGGTTAATAGCAATGTTGCAGGTGTTGGTTGTTGTCTTCTTGGTTCTCAAGAGAAGGCAATTTATCAGACAGAAAGAAACTCAATGA